A portion of the Amyelois transitella isolate CPQ chromosome 2, ilAmyTran1.1, whole genome shotgun sequence genome contains these proteins:
- the LOC106143171 gene encoding polycomb protein Asx isoform X1 — translation MELDVSPAADMENNIDYSDNSSDSKYVPCNNNEQSYSVIRIPEDEGKSSKHSRKQSKRRKKSSNHTRPLPRIIVKPLPPPPPPETREWTAATSCSETTSIPSTMREVLASIPGFCLKPRKRSGKKLSTAAQLQQTREGCIDLETPDSILVNTNIRALLNKHTFSLLPPLYQYKLGQLLPNVDRLSPSGRLNSSSLNNEFFARACLEWQDCLSGGEFTPENQQKMKTEAEKEKSKIDPWKLKHFEPIWGEKSRRDKSSINLNSERPSLKTTIKLRPTASITSSSTVPKIKKSKSSSNSKRMRSVGAVTRSSSKADEVPDEAMANKSSAPLPDLLPIKHVKSQGYVDCQVDFSFSDSSSTQRMDDSVSSTPVDPLLLPDGESDRNDVKQELDLSVVTIEESSISKDCEEDKATDSDSNFPESSKRMSDDNDDYVACAKRIRYEDEYELDNARFVPHNVVVETGGPESNCSDVEVNYANGHLQSNDELHLYPGQDSGDTNSEDSKAYDYDEQSVSSMSSLKIEANVNIATTSETQGHEKLENMDIAKDEIKSSPVNVHQEEFTESKEIVETKSTTKDSNVLEQFKKPLDDNVTCEIIEIVPESPQVSQTASHAEDKNEGVISEKPDEINRPCENIENYYDEHFKDAESFILETGGLSILPTQGEDIKYTPHPNLMELSSYMSETNVTAVVTMPMTQNSSIPMMEVTNTSIVSYPDDQMQDPAKPKNSSVPWKNENDWSNNENIMSLHTFSNANSDSTKYVSEDSKTSMDDVNMNDENCMYKEDRDANFNMESSNSSESCQSMKDASIKLEIDTPTSLVSTSSVSNPPVNSTTMALSARQTGKKSKSGKESSRSRSSNKVPPGAVNLERSYQICQAVIQNSPNRDALRGQLRPPPALLTRPRGSRAPAPAPPVLLRQLPVSVVPHNEINENRSNNVGQYILVQRTPNVAPRASSAPPSNQNSNVSVARCRSVGADDACVCNLRAMILCKKCGAFCHDDCIGSAELCLTCLIR, via the exons ATGGAACTGGATGTATCGCCAGCTGCAGACATGGAAAACAACATTGATTATTCAGACAATTCATCGGATAGTAAATACGTACCTTGTAACAATAATGAACAATCGTACTCTGTCATTCGAATTCCAGAAGATGAAGGAAAATCAAGTAAACACTCTAGGAAACAATCGAAAAGACGAAAAAAGAGTTCGAACCACACTAGACCTCTTCCGAGGATAATTGTGAAGCCGCTACCTCCGCCACCACCCCCAGAAACTCGGGAGTGGACAGCAGCGACATCATGCTCGGAGACAACTTCTATACCGTCTACCATGCGGGAGGTGTTAGCCAGTATTCCAGGATTTTGTCTGAAACCTAGAAAAAGAAGTGGAAAGAAGCTATCTACTGCAGCTCAACTTCAACAAACTAGAGAAGGGTGTATTGATTTAGAAACACCTGATTCAATTTTagttaatacaaatattagagctttattaaataaacacaccTTTTCACTTCTTCCACCTTTGTATCAGTACAAACTTGGACAGTTATTGCCAAATGTGGATAGATTGAGTCCATCCGGACGATTAAACTCATCTAGTCTTAACAATGAATTCTTTGCTAGAGCTTGTTTGGAGTGGCAGGACTGCCTCTCGGGCGGAGAATTCACTCCtgaaaatcaacaaaaaatgAAGACTGAAGCTGAAAAAGAGAAAAGTAAAATTGACCCATGGAAATTAAAACACTTTGAACCAATTTGGGGAGAGAAGTCACGAAGAGATAAATCCTCAATAAATCTTAACTCTGAAAGGCCATCTTTGAAAACAACTATAAAGTTAAGACCTACAGCATCTATTACAAGTAGCAGTACAGTaccaaaaattaagaaaagcaAATCATCCAGCAATAGCAAAAGAATGCGGTCTGTTGGTGCTGTCACAAGATCTTCTTCCAAAGCTGATGAGGTGCCAGATGAGGCAATGGCTAATAAGTCATCAGCTCCATTGCCAGACTTGCTGCCTATCAAACATGTCAAAAGTCAAGGGTATGTAGATTGCCAGGTGGACTTTAGTTTTTCAGACTCATCATCAACTCAGAGAATGGATGATTCAGTTTCATCAACACCAGTTGATCCTCTCTTGTTGCCTGATGGAGAATCAGACAGGAATGATGTGAAACAAGAGCTCGATTTAAGTGTGGTAACCATTGAGGAATCTAGTATTTCAAAAGACTGTGAAGAGGACAAAGCAACAGATTCTGATAGCAATTTCCCTGAAAGTTCCAAAAGAATGAGTGATGACAATGATGATTATGTTGCTTGTGCTAAGAGAATAAGGTATGAAGATGAATATGAGTTAGACAATGCAAGATTTGTACCGCACAATGTTGTTGTTGAAACAGGTGGTCCTGAAAGTAATTGCTCAGATGTTGAAGTTAATTATGCAAATGGACATCTCCAGTCCAATGATGAACTGCACTTATATCCTGGCCAAGATTCTGGGGATACAAACAGTGAAGACAGTAAAGCCTATGATTATGATGAACAGAGTGTTTCTTCTATGTCTAGTTTAAAGATTGAGGCCAATGTGAATATAGCGACAACTTCAGAAACACAAGGTCATGAAAAATTAGAGAACATGGATATTGCcaaagatgaaattaaaagtTCTCCTGTCAATGTACATCAGGAAGAGTTTACAGAGTCTAAGGAAATTGTAGAAACAAAATCAACAACAAAAGATTCTAATGTTTTAGAACAGTTCAAAAAGCCACTTGATGATAATGTGACCTGTGAGATAATTGAAATAGTTCCAGAAAGTCCTCAAGTTTCACAAACTGCAAGCCATGCAGAAGACAAAAATGAAGGTGTGATTTCTGAGAAACCTGATGAGATTAACAGGCCatgtgaaaatattgaaaattattatgatgagCATTTTAAAGATGctgaatcttttattttagaaacagGTGGCCTGTCTATTCTACCTACAC aaGGAGAAGATATTAAGTATACACCACATCCAAATTTGATGGAACTATCATCATATATGAGTGAAACTA ATGTAACTGCAGTAGTAACAATGCCAATGACGCAAAACTCCTCAATCCCTATGATGGAGGTTACTAACACATCA ATAGTCTCTTATCCTGACGACCAGATGCAGGACCCAGCAAAACCTAAGAACTCATCAGTGCCAtggaaaaatgaaaatgattgGTCcaacaatgaaaatataatgtccttacatacattttcaaaTGCTAATTCGGACAGCACTAAGTATGTGAGTGAAGACTCGAAAACTAGTATGGACGATGTAAATATGAATGACGAAAATTGTATGTACAAGGAAGACAGGGATGCTAATTTCAACATGGAATCATCAAACTCGTCTGAAAGTTGCCAGTCCATGAAAGATGcttcaataaaattagaaattgATACACCTACAAGTTTGGTATCAACTTCTAGTGTAAGCAACCCTCCCGTAAACTCTACTACTATGGCATTAAGTGCAAGGCAGACAGGGAAGAAATCTAAGTCTGGAAAAGAATCTTCTAG GAGCCGAAGCTCAAACAAGGTTCCCCCCGGCGCGGTGAACCTCGAGCGCAGCTATCAGATCTGCCAGGCGGTGATCCAGAACAGCCCGAACCGGGACGCGCTGCGCGGGCAGCTGCGgccgccgcccgcgctgcTGACGCGGCCGCGGGGCAGCcgcgcgcccgcgcccgcgccgcccgtGCTGCTGCGGCAGCTGCCAGTGTCGGTCGTGCCTCACAACGAG ATTAATGAAAATAGATCAAACAACGTTGGTCAGTATATACTAGTGCAAAGAACGCCGAATGTAGCGCCACGGGCATCAAGTGCGCCTCCTTCAAACCAAAATTCTAATGTA AGTGTAGCCAGATGTCGCAGCGTGGGCGCCGACGACGCCTGCGTGTGCAACCTGCGCGCCATGATCCTGTGCAAGAAGTGCGGCGCCTTCTGCCACGACGACTGCATCGGCTCGGCCGAGCTGTGTCTCACGTGCCTCATACGCTGA
- the LOC106143171 gene encoding polycomb protein Asx isoform X2 yields MELDVSPAADMENNIDYSDNSSDSKYVPCNNNEQSYSVIRIPEDEGKSSKHSRKQSKRRKKSSNHTRPLPRIIVKPLPPPPPPETREWTAATSCSETTSIPSTMREVLASIPGFCLKPRKRSGKKLSTAAQLQQTREGCIDLETPDSILVNTNIRALLNKHTFSLLPPLYQYKLGQLLPNVDRLSPSGRLNSSSLNNEFFARACLEWQDCLSGGEFTPENQQKMKTEAEKEKSKIDPWKLKHFEPIWGEKSRRDKSSINLNSERPSLKTTIKLRPTASITSSSTVPKIKKSKSSSNSKRMRSVGAVTRSSSKADEVPDEAMANKSSAPLPDLLPIKHVKSQGYVDCQVDFSFSDSSSTQRMDDSVSSTPVDPLLLPDGESDRNDVKQELDLSVVTIEESSISKDCEEDKATDSDSNFPESSKRMSDDNDDYVACAKRIRYEDEYELDNARFVPHNVVVETGGPESNCSDVEVNYANGHLQSNDELHLYPGQDSGDTNSEDSKAYDYDEQSVSSMSSLKIEANVNIATTSETQGHEKLENMDIAKDEIKSSPVNVHQEEFTESKEIVETKSTTKDSNVLEQFKKPLDDNVTCEIIEIVPESPQVSQTASHAEDKNEGVISEKPDEINRPCENIENYYDEHFKDAESFILETGGLSILPTHVTAVVTMPMTQNSSIPMMEVTNTSIVSYPDDQMQDPAKPKNSSVPWKNENDWSNNENIMSLHTFSNANSDSTKYVSEDSKTSMDDVNMNDENCMYKEDRDANFNMESSNSSESCQSMKDASIKLEIDTPTSLVSTSSVSNPPVNSTTMALSARQTGKKSKSGKESSRSRSSNKVPPGAVNLERSYQICQAVIQNSPNRDALRGQLRPPPALLTRPRGSRAPAPAPPVLLRQLPVSVVPHNEINENRSNNVGQYILVQRTPNVAPRASSAPPSNQNSNVSVARCRSVGADDACVCNLRAMILCKKCGAFCHDDCIGSAELCLTCLIR; encoded by the exons ATGGAACTGGATGTATCGCCAGCTGCAGACATGGAAAACAACATTGATTATTCAGACAATTCATCGGATAGTAAATACGTACCTTGTAACAATAATGAACAATCGTACTCTGTCATTCGAATTCCAGAAGATGAAGGAAAATCAAGTAAACACTCTAGGAAACAATCGAAAAGACGAAAAAAGAGTTCGAACCACACTAGACCTCTTCCGAGGATAATTGTGAAGCCGCTACCTCCGCCACCACCCCCAGAAACTCGGGAGTGGACAGCAGCGACATCATGCTCGGAGACAACTTCTATACCGTCTACCATGCGGGAGGTGTTAGCCAGTATTCCAGGATTTTGTCTGAAACCTAGAAAAAGAAGTGGAAAGAAGCTATCTACTGCAGCTCAACTTCAACAAACTAGAGAAGGGTGTATTGATTTAGAAACACCTGATTCAATTTTagttaatacaaatattagagctttattaaataaacacaccTTTTCACTTCTTCCACCTTTGTATCAGTACAAACTTGGACAGTTATTGCCAAATGTGGATAGATTGAGTCCATCCGGACGATTAAACTCATCTAGTCTTAACAATGAATTCTTTGCTAGAGCTTGTTTGGAGTGGCAGGACTGCCTCTCGGGCGGAGAATTCACTCCtgaaaatcaacaaaaaatgAAGACTGAAGCTGAAAAAGAGAAAAGTAAAATTGACCCATGGAAATTAAAACACTTTGAACCAATTTGGGGAGAGAAGTCACGAAGAGATAAATCCTCAATAAATCTTAACTCTGAAAGGCCATCTTTGAAAACAACTATAAAGTTAAGACCTACAGCATCTATTACAAGTAGCAGTACAGTaccaaaaattaagaaaagcaAATCATCCAGCAATAGCAAAAGAATGCGGTCTGTTGGTGCTGTCACAAGATCTTCTTCCAAAGCTGATGAGGTGCCAGATGAGGCAATGGCTAATAAGTCATCAGCTCCATTGCCAGACTTGCTGCCTATCAAACATGTCAAAAGTCAAGGGTATGTAGATTGCCAGGTGGACTTTAGTTTTTCAGACTCATCATCAACTCAGAGAATGGATGATTCAGTTTCATCAACACCAGTTGATCCTCTCTTGTTGCCTGATGGAGAATCAGACAGGAATGATGTGAAACAAGAGCTCGATTTAAGTGTGGTAACCATTGAGGAATCTAGTATTTCAAAAGACTGTGAAGAGGACAAAGCAACAGATTCTGATAGCAATTTCCCTGAAAGTTCCAAAAGAATGAGTGATGACAATGATGATTATGTTGCTTGTGCTAAGAGAATAAGGTATGAAGATGAATATGAGTTAGACAATGCAAGATTTGTACCGCACAATGTTGTTGTTGAAACAGGTGGTCCTGAAAGTAATTGCTCAGATGTTGAAGTTAATTATGCAAATGGACATCTCCAGTCCAATGATGAACTGCACTTATATCCTGGCCAAGATTCTGGGGATACAAACAGTGAAGACAGTAAAGCCTATGATTATGATGAACAGAGTGTTTCTTCTATGTCTAGTTTAAAGATTGAGGCCAATGTGAATATAGCGACAACTTCAGAAACACAAGGTCATGAAAAATTAGAGAACATGGATATTGCcaaagatgaaattaaaagtTCTCCTGTCAATGTACATCAGGAAGAGTTTACAGAGTCTAAGGAAATTGTAGAAACAAAATCAACAACAAAAGATTCTAATGTTTTAGAACAGTTCAAAAAGCCACTTGATGATAATGTGACCTGTGAGATAATTGAAATAGTTCCAGAAAGTCCTCAAGTTTCACAAACTGCAAGCCATGCAGAAGACAAAAATGAAGGTGTGATTTCTGAGAAACCTGATGAGATTAACAGGCCatgtgaaaatattgaaaattattatgatgagCATTTTAAAGATGctgaatcttttattttagaaacagGTGGCCTGTCTATTCTACCTACAC ATGTAACTGCAGTAGTAACAATGCCAATGACGCAAAACTCCTCAATCCCTATGATGGAGGTTACTAACACATCA ATAGTCTCTTATCCTGACGACCAGATGCAGGACCCAGCAAAACCTAAGAACTCATCAGTGCCAtggaaaaatgaaaatgattgGTCcaacaatgaaaatataatgtccttacatacattttcaaaTGCTAATTCGGACAGCACTAAGTATGTGAGTGAAGACTCGAAAACTAGTATGGACGATGTAAATATGAATGACGAAAATTGTATGTACAAGGAAGACAGGGATGCTAATTTCAACATGGAATCATCAAACTCGTCTGAAAGTTGCCAGTCCATGAAAGATGcttcaataaaattagaaattgATACACCTACAAGTTTGGTATCAACTTCTAGTGTAAGCAACCCTCCCGTAAACTCTACTACTATGGCATTAAGTGCAAGGCAGACAGGGAAGAAATCTAAGTCTGGAAAAGAATCTTCTAG GAGCCGAAGCTCAAACAAGGTTCCCCCCGGCGCGGTGAACCTCGAGCGCAGCTATCAGATCTGCCAGGCGGTGATCCAGAACAGCCCGAACCGGGACGCGCTGCGCGGGCAGCTGCGgccgccgcccgcgctgcTGACGCGGCCGCGGGGCAGCcgcgcgcccgcgcccgcgccgcccgtGCTGCTGCGGCAGCTGCCAGTGTCGGTCGTGCCTCACAACGAG ATTAATGAAAATAGATCAAACAACGTTGGTCAGTATATACTAGTGCAAAGAACGCCGAATGTAGCGCCACGGGCATCAAGTGCGCCTCCTTCAAACCAAAATTCTAATGTA AGTGTAGCCAGATGTCGCAGCGTGGGCGCCGACGACGCCTGCGTGTGCAACCTGCGCGCCATGATCCTGTGCAAGAAGTGCGGCGCCTTCTGCCACGACGACTGCATCGGCTCGGCCGAGCTGTGTCTCACGTGCCTCATACGCTGA